In the Candidatus Methylomirabilota bacterium genome, one interval contains:
- a CDS encoding ribonuclease III domain-containing protein: MTAGPDALESLGARLGHAFRDALLLQQALTHSSFANEHPGTRDNGGLAFLGDAVLALVVGEHLWRAFPDEPEGVLTPMRAELVSGANLCRWAVALGLGPALMLGRGEEQTGGREKESLLATALEAVLAVVYLEGGLEAARCAVASLALW, encoded by the coding sequence GTGACGGCCGGGCCCGACGCGCTGGAGTCCCTCGGCGCCCGCCTCGGCCACGCATTCCGCGACGCTCTTCTGCTCCAGCAGGCCCTGACCCACAGCTCCTTCGCCAACGAGCATCCCGGCACCCGCGACAACGGCGGGCTCGCCTTCCTCGGCGACGCCGTGCTGGCCCTCGTCGTCGGCGAGCACCTCTGGCGGGCCTTCCCCGACGAGCCCGAGGGCGTGCTGACCCCGATGCGCGCCGAGCTCGTGTCGGGAGCCAACCTCTGCCGCTGGGCGGTCGCGCTCGGTCTCGGCCCGGCGTTGATGCTCGGCCGCGGCGAGGAGCAGACGGGCGGGCGCGAGAAGGAATCGCTGCTGGCGACGGCGCTCGAGGCCGTCCTCGCGGTCGTGTACCTCGAAGGCGGGCTCGAAGCGGCCCGCTGCGCGGTGGCCTCACTGGCCCTGTGGTAA
- a CDS encoding site-2 protease family protein, with the protein MRFWPFGRRRAAAPASADSSAFAVAELGPQLEGVLALEQVRGEGHAVAFGGRLLMPPSPAVTELVARFRPFGYTPFLQAGQGLTWVRALPFVDVEIPSRPRTNIILFLLTVVSTLVAGSGAFFAFDPLAEPRRLLEGVPFAFTLLAILGTHEFGHYFTARAYGASVSLPYFIPAPPPLLFGTLGAIIRMRSPARDKNSLFDIAAAGPLAGLVVALPALWIGLGWSKVGAVPAGGSVTFGDSLLMRFMTWLMFGPLPAGHDVFVHPVALAGWVGLFVTALNLFPVGQLDGGRIAYALFGARHRQISIATFVGLLALGAVTGAGNWFVWAFLLFFVMGFRHQPPLDDLSPLSSGRYAVGFFCLLLLILLIPPVPIAIQ; encoded by the coding sequence ATGCGCTTCTGGCCCTTCGGACGGCGCCGCGCCGCCGCCCCCGCGTCCGCCGATTCCTCCGCTTTCGCAGTCGCCGAGCTCGGCCCCCAACTCGAGGGCGTGCTCGCTCTCGAGCAGGTCAGGGGCGAGGGGCACGCGGTCGCGTTTGGCGGGCGCCTCCTCATGCCGCCCTCGCCCGCCGTGACCGAGCTTGTGGCGCGCTTCCGCCCCTTCGGCTACACACCGTTCCTCCAGGCGGGGCAGGGGCTCACCTGGGTGCGGGCGCTGCCCTTCGTGGACGTCGAGATCCCGTCGCGCCCGCGCACCAACATCATCCTCTTCCTGCTGACGGTGGTGTCCACGCTCGTGGCGGGGTCGGGAGCGTTCTTCGCCTTCGATCCGCTCGCGGAGCCGCGCCGGCTGCTCGAAGGCGTTCCGTTCGCCTTCACCCTGCTCGCCATTCTCGGCACCCACGAATTTGGCCACTACTTTACCGCGCGGGCCTACGGCGCCTCCGTCAGCCTGCCGTATTTCATTCCCGCGCCGCCGCCGCTCCTCTTCGGCACGCTGGGCGCCATCATCCGCATGCGCTCCCCCGCGCGCGACAAGAACTCGCTCTTCGACATCGCGGCCGCCGGCCCGCTGGCGGGGCTCGTGGTGGCGCTGCCGGCGCTCTGGATCGGCCTCGGCTGGTCGAAGGTGGGGGCCGTGCCGGCCGGCGGGAGCGTGACGTTCGGCGACTCGCTGCTCATGCGCTTCATGACGTGGCTCATGTTCGGACCGCTGCCGGCCGGGCACGACGTTTTCGTGCATCCCGTGGCTCTCGCGGGCTGGGTCGGCCTCTTCGTCACGGCGCTCAACCTCTTCCCGGTCGGCCAGCTCGACGGCGGGCGCATCGCGTATGCGCTCTTCGGAGCGCGGCACAGGCAGATCTCGATCGCGACTTTCGTCGGCCTGCTGGCGCTCGGCGCCGTCACAGGGGCGGGCAACTGGTTCGTCTGGGCGTTTCTGCTCTTCTTTGTCATGGGCTTCCGGCACCAGCCGCCGCTCGACGACCTGTCACCGCTATCCTCAGGGCGCTACGCCGTGGGCTTCTTCTGCCTGCTCCTGCTTATCCTATTGATCCCGCCCGTTCCCATCGCGATACAGTAG